TGTAAGGAcatgtgtgtactaaaaactgctCACCATGGCCTATTCTCATCAAatttaaactatgctgtagaaatatggggcgcaacaactcaagccaacctaagcacattattaatactacagaaaaaagttatcagaattatttgtggtgccaaaccacgagaatcatgtcggaatctgttcccaaaattaggtgtgcttaccattatatgtgtatacatattgaaagtttattgcttgtgaaaacaataaatccaaatttcagCTGTGACGTGCACCAGTACGATAAaaggcaaaagttcagataccatgtaaatagcctcagaacagctttatatgaaaaaaaagtGCACTTCATGCTGGTCTGAAGCTAGCCaattccctaccaaaaagtctcacaaccATTCTTgctaacaaattaaaagatcagctaaaaagaattctaattgaaaaccctttttattcccGAGACGAGTATTATATCTGTATTAAAAGTGCTTCATAAAtatgtcaagctcatagttttaagtaacctacaactaatataatgttgataactacaatatttgtaatattgtgattgtatactaccaaatgtaaaatgcatcaaaatgtaaaatttattaatacaaacaaatctttagtttgtaatttataaactgacgtactcagaagaataatctgtatgatgtcctgaaactgtattatttctagggattgtatttgaatattcgatgttgaataaatattattattattattatgaaacagTGAGTGCAATGCGCGATCTTAAACAGTGTCTAAGGAACCTCACTCACAGTAACATAATAATGGTCAATATTCCACATCGCTATGACCTTGTAAGATGGTCAAGTGTTAACAGGGAAATAAAAAGTTCCAACAATCAGTCTGCAAAAATCTGCAGACATTTTAAACACGTGAAATGCGTTGATATAAGCAATACTGGATGTAGATTCCACACGCAACACGGACTTCACCTGAATTGCTTGGGGAAAGGATATCCGGCAAACGTGATAACCAAGGTAATAaaaaaccaccaaaataaattcaaaaccaagACGATAATTGCATCGCCATTGCCTGACTCCATAACGAAAACACGTCAAGGTAAAAGCATTAGAACCATCGTCAGCACCAGCAAAACATGTAGAAAAAGACGAAATGttaacagaaagaacagtggacaGCGATTTCAACGACAAAAGAACTATAGTTCCTCATCATCTAAATATTATTTGAGGCGAAAACAAAAAAACGAGTAGACTGCAAGTTCACAAGAAAACAGAGCAGTAGtggcagaaccaacatttgaagtgtcagacagcatcaccatcaacaacaacaatgagaaggCTGTTGAGCAAAAGAAATGATGAGCCTCCTCCTCAACTCAAcgattttttatgtgtgggcctgaagaaaaagaagggacaacagtaggtagtgtcaaCTGTCTTCTCCTTCCTGTCTCAAGACAGACTCCAGTGTCAGGTACCAGTactaatagaatgaaaaagcaagaggaaggcatctctttctttcatcaaaatataaggggccTCGTAAACAAAACAGTTCAACTtcttattaacattaatgaaaaggGCAGTGTAAATAATGCTCAGATgttgtgcttaactgagcaccatgttactggtaaatgtgccttgccatctatagtaagttatagtttagtaacatactactgtagggaaagtaaagacaAAGGTGGAGTAGCAAATTTATGTTAAGGTAGTGTAGCATACAGAGtgatagatattaagaaatattgtgtggaacaacaatatgaggcatgtgcaacagaaataataactgaTTTCTACacaataatagtgttggctgtctacagagttccttcaggtgacatataaacttttctacatttagtgGAACTCCTCCTGTCAGGGTTACTTTCAAAAGCAaaggatattgtagttttaggtgatttcaatataaactttatgacagaaaataagaataaaactgaCTTTGAGATTATGATGACCGTACACAATCTGACATTAGTaataaacttcccaacaagaattacatccaAGTCCCAAACTATGATTGATAACATTTCTTTAGATGTAAGTAGACATCAGAATTATACTGTCAGGCAGATTATAAGTGGGCTTTCAAACCATGTTGGACAAATTCTCACTCTTTATGatgttaatctgttcaaaaaagaatttcctcaGTACACTATAGATTAcactgtaaaattttaaagaaactaatacagaaaccAAAAgacctttattatgagaagaaaatagataaatctaataataaaataaaaacaatttggagcattgtaaaaaaagaaacaggaagagatacaacaagcaaagaagatgtaaataaaatcagatatgatGGTACCCTAGTAGATAATAAACACTTactatcagtaactcaacagattggttgcaagcccaatGTTGATGAAGGTATAACTCTTTGCCAAGCAGTacattcaaacacaatttcagaaatgcaccttaatcctgtcactgtagaagaaattcgaaaaatcatcatgtctctaaaaagtaaggactctgcaggggttgataatatatctagtaatttattgaaatattctagtgtgtggataagggacgttctctgtcatattttcaatgctttccTTCAGAAaagtgttgttcccagtagacttaagtatgccactgtgaagcccctgtacaaaaagggggataaagctgaactaactaactatcgacctatctctttgctgatgactttctccaaaaatctagaaaagctaatacatgtaagaattactgatcatctcatgaagaatggagttctcagcaagagccagtttggctttcaaaaggaCCGTTCAACAGAAGACAGAGTctatgcatttgcaaatgaagtcctagaaacccttaatgaaaaaatgctatcacttggtgtcttctgtgatttatccaaagcgtttgactgtgttgatcatcAGATtgtcttgcaaaaagcaaaattagtaggaataagtgatgttgcaggcaattggctactGTCATacttccaagacagaaaacaaaaagttgccTTGAACAGCTCGACTGGAGTATGTGACGTTTCCTTacattctgaatggagttccattacatgtggaaagcctcagggctcaattcttgggccactattattgctgatttttataaatgatctaccatcaaaCACAAGCCTGCcgtgatgataccacaatttttatgagcagtagaacaggcAGTAATCTTGAGGAACTCAATAATCACATTCTCTCagtgtggttaattggttcaaggtgaatggtctctcattaaattgcACTAAGACtagctttattcagttctgtacaaaaacagaaaaagagagagagataagtgtgacatgcgGTAATCAGCAAATagaaaaaatggaaacaacaatattTCTTGGAGTGcaaattgacaagaaaatgaactggtcttcacatattatagaGCTCTGTAAGAGGCTCAGCTGTGCTACATATGCTTTACAGATTCTcagatactaaagaatttgccccagaatacagctcacaacatgtaaaccaacaaaagaaaaattacataaaagtacttcatcaaaatattcaatactttggtaacaaaaaattagaagcagaagtactcctgagtgaagtaagaccagacatattatgcataagtgaacatggactaactgaaagtaaaatacataatgtggcagtaaaggactacaaactagctagatacttctgcagatctaaatacaagggtggtggcgtttgtatatatattaaaacaggtactctatcaaagaatgtaaacagtgaagctgctacatttcccatagctagagaaaaagactttgaagttactggtatagtggcagaggattttagagtgttttgtgtgtacaggtcaccatgtggcaatattagcatctttctaaaaaaaagttgctagcttattgagaatgaatatgaagagaaatcttattataggtggagacttcaacattgacatgggaaaagacacaaaaataagagaggattttgaagaattgttaatacagcgtaacatgaaagtgacaataactgcaccaacaagagtgacttcacaaagtgagacaattattgacaacataattactaatatgtgtaactatgagtcacatgtagttcaaacagaaatatctgatcatcatggacaactaatcagcttttgcagaagtaatgacacagtatcaaaaccaaaacaaacaaccaaagaaattaggatcatcagtgaacaaaatatcaacatctttagaacaatgttaagtaaggaaacctggaatgaaaccctacaggcccagagtgtaaatgaaaaatatgatgcatttatttcaacaattaagtaccattttaatgtagcatttcccaaagtaaagagacaagaaaggcatcaagatcaaacacagtggattacgagtgaaatactagaacagcaaaggaagcttcaggatgtgagatggatgggcgaagctgaaaactataaaatgttaaaaaagaagtatagaaaaacaataagagaagcgaaatcaagagcaattgacaccactatagcgaactcaaaaaacaaggcaaaggcagcttggaatgcaatcaatgctgaaagaaaggaaaaagaagggtcaaacaaagaagaaggtattaggtcaattaaagtagacaacacagtggtcacagatggcatggaaatagcaaacatactgaataataactatatcagtgtagtagaaaacctaaaattggaaagaaatagtcaaaaacagaagggtattaaggtaccaaaaagatcatgcagtactatgttcttaagaccagtcacggaagatgaattgtggaaaactatacagaaactgaagtccaagaaatcagctggtgatgatgaaatatcaaatcatgtaataaagctggtatgtgaggagataataacaccactggtgaacatagcaaactgttctttcagagatgcaatttttctagaaaaactgaagataacgaaggtagtgccagaaagggtgtaaggatgatcccaacaactacagaccagtttcactgataacaggtttctcaaaaatcctagaaatgcttatgtataccggattagttaactatttggacaaacataacattctcatgacctcacaacatggtttcagaaagggtaaatctacagaatcagcaattgtcagcctaacagaatacattttacagtccttagatgagaaaaaggttgtctctgcaatgtttctggatctttcaaaggcatttgacaccattgaccatgaaatgctgatacaaaaattaagcaactatggcattcgggggcaaccaggtgaatggataaaatcatacttgtgcaaccgcaagcagtatgtatcattaggaaactcgtaccaatcagaaaccaaatccatcagatatggagtgccgcagggttcggtaatggggccattgttatttaatgtatttgttaatgatataggtgttgaggaggaagaaaagaaaatattttatgctgatgacatgacaatactaaatagtgaccaaaatatggaacagcttgagagaagagcatacatatctgcaaatgtcacagctcaatggatgttggaaaatgaactggttataaatctaaaaaagactatgtatgcagtgtttaaaaacaaggaaaaggctgtagacatggatttagaggttgacggaacaaggctggaagaagtagaatctgctagattcttaggtattcttgtggataatgaactgaaatggaaaaaacatattaataatgcctgtaagaaactgagctctgttatattcttaatgatgcagctatcacagtattcagacaagaaccttctgtgtacagtgtatcatggacttttcgaaccatacttacagtatggagtgacggtgtggggaaactcaaacaaacaagagacaaaacgagtgttcacattacaaaaaaaagcaattaggaccgttttaagaagaaagacctctgaaacatgcagaaactgtttcaagaatttaggtatcttaactttttcatcattatatatatacaaaacaataatgtacatcacaaaatgtagtgaggactggattacaaatgctagtgtacacacccacaatacaagaaagaagaatgaagtacggagtataccccaccgactggcaatgctagaaaaaggaccccagtactctggtatcagactactaagaagtctgcccaaaaccctgcaacatagtgtacttcacaatgaatttacaaagaaacttaaagactatctcattgaaaaagagttttacagtgttgcagaatacttatgccattaaatttgtatatattgttactcattatcagtgatgtaaaaatgtaagctaaaggtgtagaaaaataattgataaagaattttaatactttgacatgtcctatattacatgtacatttactgtacacgatgtaatcttacaggatcaaataaaattcaattcaattcaattcaattcaagtacatgtgttgaacctaacactgcaaaagtggcatactacAGCTATTTACACTCACTCATTGAATACGGCATTATTTTTTGGGACAGCAAGCCTCTAGAAAGAAAGCATTaattgcacagaagcgagctttaagaattatatgtggattgtGCCCAAAAGACTCGTGTAGAAATAGCTTTCAAAAATTTagaatatacacaactacatgccaacatattttttctctcatgtgttttgtttgtaaaaatatagagatatttcaactaaacagtaattatcatgagtataacacatggaggaagaatgacatacacagcgagcatagaaatttgagcttgacacaaaagggtgtccattacactggaacaaaactcttcaatgctctaccttctgaaataaagacagagattcataacaagagaaagtttaagaaagcactaaaatatttctgctagaaaaagctttttacagtctagatgaatttttaactaaataaattgtaaaattttaatatttatttatttatttatttattttttgcccatggactccagctgaaaatccagctgagagtattgggtgtgtcatacaataggctattaacatcaaacttgatttcattatatataaatgcaacaaataattaaacagaaatagtccataatcatacaaaggtattacatgtttcacattatatgtacacacaaatccaaacaacatacagaaatgataatttttaaaggtacatttcagtaatgatataacatatttaaacaccatcttagtattcactgaaactgtatatacatttctctgtgagatatagtttcaaatgatttttaaaacattttaggtctgttccttttttaatgattttggggagtttattaaaaaaccttttgcctgcttatTCTGGGGCAGTAAtagacagttttatatttctgtttatcatgtagtaatttttatttcctcttgtaccgtgtttgtgtacatctttatttaggaggtttTTATCGCTTGACCTTActgccattatgctttggtatatctacagtgaatatactgtcataatattatagtgtacaatagcttgcctacaggtctgtcttggtggtatttttgcaatgcatctcactacccttttctgaattgtgaatattctttttaggtagccagcttgtgcacttccccatatatgaactgaataagacaaatgtgggaagacaagtccataatgcATTGAtttgaggactttatcatccacagtcttagctgttttatgcatgatgaagatctgtttgtttatctttttacacagtgcatctatgtgctccccccatgccaaatgtttgtctattatagttcctagaaaatttgtgctggttacttctttaacagtctttccatttatattaacatttatattataattttcactatgcttggtctgaaatactacattcattgttttagactgattcataaacaggttgttttgtgttaaatatttatctgCATTTTCGATAGTCAGGAGtacttccttctcaagctcctcctttgtgtcagctgtgcaaatgattgttgtgtcatcagcatacattataattttctgatttatatagctagggaagtcatttacgtagagtataaatagtattggcccaagcacagacccttgcggcacaccgtgtttaactgtttgtaattctgatctgtagtttgttatatttcccccactagtatgtctgatttctgtgcattgtttcctatttgtaaagtatgatttaagtatgtcatagcattttcctctaattccatactgatataatttcatcattaaatttgagtcgttcacacaatcaaatgccttagataggtccataaaaatcccacaagtcttttgttgcctgtcaagtaaattaagaatgtgctcaattatatctgttgatgctgtttttgttgacttccctcctctgaaaccatgttgagatgaatgcagtatactgtactttgttataaaacttacaattctaatctttattatcatttcataaaatttagcaaatgttgagatcaatgatattggcatgtaatttcctaattcatccctgttccctttcttaaatattggcttcactttacttactttcagtgaatctggaaatataccttcttctatcgcagcattcagcatgtgtgtcaatggttttaatatacattccctgcattcctttatgagatgtgatgtgacacaatccaagccagatgaatgtttaattttaagttgttttattaggtttgacacttctgtatctgttgtaggtatgaaaaccatagtatgatttgtatgtgtgGGTTTAACAATTcacttactgtatttgttttattttgtctaatTAATTCGTCTgatacagtaatataatatctgttaaaagtattggctaattctagagggtttgcgttgcttttcccactcatcagtgggcagatgtcctctgcccgatttgttacttttcctctctcctCATTAAAgaacgaccataaaccttttgagtagttctttcccttatctatagacatcttgatgaatgatgctttagtttctctgataaaactacagtactctttcttttttattttatacagtgtgttgtaggcctcagtatttttttgtttggagaggtcataatacactctcacATTATTTCTGGCATAGATTAattctccagtcacccagctttactttttttgttgctgtttgacaagccttttactaacaggacatgtaacattgtaataataattgaataaagaaaaaaactggttccatttggtgtttgcatctttagctgcatatattgtttcccagtcTTCTGCCTCaaacatcttttttagcagatttatgttatgtgggtggttctgtcttctcatctcccatatcttctgcactgaatcactagtctttatatttatgtctatcatgattggAAAATGGTTTGCTAATATGGAGTTTATTAtctgtgtgtcacaatagcatgtaggaatatttgttattacatgatcaattacagtttcactatgctttgttactcttgttggtttatctatttttatttttagattgcaTATGCACAATACgtccagtagggtcttagtattgtctgtatttttactcgtgtctatgttcagatctcttataatgatcaaataagcatatgtttttgagaggtgttggattatatcttccagtTGTTCAAAGAAGATTTTAATTACaccatttggtgatcgatacaaacctaataTTATATagtacaagttgacataatgccactaagaatgttatttaacttgagCTCTGTATCTATGTGTgttctgtatctgttttctgtagtgctttaatgtattttctttttactgtattgctgctcaaagaattcactgtataaatttttatataattatgtactcaaatgtctGTATATCCTATAAGATTAacatattgtatttgtaaaaaaactgactcgttccgcgTCCTTAAGAGCCCAACACAGttgaatctatggaacatgaaataaatcagATCAAATCAACAGTTCG
This DNA window, taken from Schistocerca piceifrons isolate TAMUIC-IGC-003096 chromosome 4, iqSchPice1.1, whole genome shotgun sequence, encodes the following:
- the LOC124796018 gene encoding uncharacterized protein LOC124796018, translating into MVFIPTTDTEVSNLIKQLKIKHSSGLDCVTSHLIKECRECILKPLTHMLNAAIEEGIFPDSLKVSKVKPIFKKGNRDELGNYMPISLISTFAKFYEMIIKIRIATKDLWDFYGPI